From a single Camarhynchus parvulus chromosome 6, STF_HiC, whole genome shotgun sequence genomic region:
- the STAMBPL1 gene encoding AMSH-like protease isoform X2 produces the protein METLEEKSNLLGLQADNNMEQPFTVSSLRKLVAVPDHTDISVSPEERVRALSKLGSNISINEDITPRRYFRSGVEMERMAAVYMEEGNLENAFVFYNKFITLFVEKLPSHRDYHQCAVPEKQDIIKKLKEVAFPRTDELKRDLLKKYNLEYQEYMQHKNKCKAEFLKKLEHQKLIEAEKKRIAHMRQQQLESEQFQFFEDQLKKQELARDQKIKESVVMSEQIDGSMLSCVSVQENSSLSAALLEKKERRGTSGCAGHSPPVERVLKPAATLSAVQTQLAEALRGVILPRDLCHKFLLLAEANTTHNEFTITHVIVPKQTAGPDYCDMENVEELFGVQDQYDLLTLGWIHTHPTQTAFLSSVDLHTHCSYQLMLPEAIAIVCSPKHNDTGIFRLTNAGMLEVSACRKKGFHPHTKDPRLFNPCTHVVGKDIKIIVLDLR, from the exons ATGGAGACTTTGGAGGAAAAGAGCAATCTCCTTGGTTTACAGGCAGACAACAACATGGAGCAACCATTCACTGTCAGCTCATTG AGAAAGCTGGTGGCTGTTCCTGACCACACAGACATCTCGGTGAGCCCGGAGGAGAGAGTGCGTGCCCTGAGCAAGCTGGGCAGCAACATCAGCATCAACGAGGACATCACCCCGCGGCGGTACTTCCGCTCAGGGGTGGAGATGGAGCGCATGGCCGCCGTCTACATGGAGGAGGGCAACCTGGAGAACGCCTTCGTCTTCTACAACAAGTTCATCAC GTTGTTTGTAGAAAAATTGCCCAGTCACCGAGACTATCACCAATGTGCAGTACCAGAAAAACAAGATATTATTAAG AAATTGAAGGAGGTTGCATTCCCACGGACAGACGAACTGAAAAgagatcttttaaaaaaatataacttAGAGTATCAAGAATACATGCAACACAAA AACAAATGTAAAGCTGAATTTCTGAAGAAACTGGAGCACCAAAAGCTAATAGAGGCAGAGAAGAAACGAATCGCACACAtgcggcagcagcagctcgaATCAGAACAGTTTCAGTTCTTTGAGGATCAACTTAAGAAGCAAGAGCTAGCTCGAGATCAGAAAATCAAAGAGAGTGTGGTTATGTCTGAACAGATAGATGGAAGTATGCTGTCTTGTGTTTCTGTACAAGAGAACAGCTCCTtatctgcagcactgctggagaagaaggagaggCGCGGcacctctggctgtgctggacaTTCACCACCCGTGGAACGGGTCTTAAAGCCAGCAGCTACTCTAAGTGCTGTTCAGA CTCAATTGGCCGAAGCACTCAGAGGTGTCATTTTGCCCAGGGATCTCTGTCACaaatttctgctgctggcagaggcaaATACA ACTCATAATGAATTTACTATTACACATGTAATAGTGCCAAAGCAAACTGCAGGACCAGACTACTGTGACATGGAGAACGTGGAAGAATTATTTGGTGTTCAGGATCAGTATGATCTCCTCACTTTGGGTTGGATCCAT ACACATCCAACACAAACTGCATTCTTATCCAGTGTTGATCTCCATACTCATTGTTCTTATCAGCTAATGTTGCCAGAGGCCATTGCAATTGTTTGTTCACCAAAGCATAATGA CACTGGCATCTTCAGACTGACTAATGCTGGCATGCTAGAAGTTTCTGCTTGTAGAAAGAAGGGATTCCATCCACATACAAAGGACCCTAGGTTATTTAAT CCATGTACCCATGTGGTTGGGAAAGACATAAAGATAATCGTGCTGGATCTGAGGTGA
- the STAMBPL1 gene encoding AMSH-like protease isoform X1, giving the protein METLEEKSNLLGLQADNNMEQPFTVSSLRKLVAVPDHTDISVSPEERVRALSKLGSNISINEDITPRRYFRSGVEMERMAAVYMEEGNLENAFVFYNKFITLFVEKLPSHRDYHQCAVPEKQDIIKKLKEVAFPRTDELKRDLLKKYNLEYQEYMQHKNKCKAEFLKKLEHQKLIEAEKKRIAHMRQQQLESEQFQFFEDQLKKQELARDQKIKESVVMSEQIDGSMLSCVSVQENSSLSAALLEKKERRGTSGCAGHSPPVERVLKPAATLSAVQTQLAEALRGVILPRDLCHKFLLLAEANTVRGIETCGILCGKLTHNEFTITHVIVPKQTAGPDYCDMENVEELFGVQDQYDLLTLGWIHTHPTQTAFLSSVDLHTHCSYQLMLPEAIAIVCSPKHNDTGIFRLTNAGMLEVSACRKKGFHPHTKDPRLFNPCTHVVGKDIKIIVLDLR; this is encoded by the exons ATGGAGACTTTGGAGGAAAAGAGCAATCTCCTTGGTTTACAGGCAGACAACAACATGGAGCAACCATTCACTGTCAGCTCATTG AGAAAGCTGGTGGCTGTTCCTGACCACACAGACATCTCGGTGAGCCCGGAGGAGAGAGTGCGTGCCCTGAGCAAGCTGGGCAGCAACATCAGCATCAACGAGGACATCACCCCGCGGCGGTACTTCCGCTCAGGGGTGGAGATGGAGCGCATGGCCGCCGTCTACATGGAGGAGGGCAACCTGGAGAACGCCTTCGTCTTCTACAACAAGTTCATCAC GTTGTTTGTAGAAAAATTGCCCAGTCACCGAGACTATCACCAATGTGCAGTACCAGAAAAACAAGATATTATTAAG AAATTGAAGGAGGTTGCATTCCCACGGACAGACGAACTGAAAAgagatcttttaaaaaaatataacttAGAGTATCAAGAATACATGCAACACAAA AACAAATGTAAAGCTGAATTTCTGAAGAAACTGGAGCACCAAAAGCTAATAGAGGCAGAGAAGAAACGAATCGCACACAtgcggcagcagcagctcgaATCAGAACAGTTTCAGTTCTTTGAGGATCAACTTAAGAAGCAAGAGCTAGCTCGAGATCAGAAAATCAAAGAGAGTGTGGTTATGTCTGAACAGATAGATGGAAGTATGCTGTCTTGTGTTTCTGTACAAGAGAACAGCTCCTtatctgcagcactgctggagaagaaggagaggCGCGGcacctctggctgtgctggacaTTCACCACCCGTGGAACGGGTCTTAAAGCCAGCAGCTACTCTAAGTGCTGTTCAGA CTCAATTGGCCGAAGCACTCAGAGGTGTCATTTTGCCCAGGGATCTCTGTCACaaatttctgctgctggcagaggcaaATACAGTAAGAGGAATAGAGACATGTGGAATTCTCTGTGGAAAACTG ACTCATAATGAATTTACTATTACACATGTAATAGTGCCAAAGCAAACTGCAGGACCAGACTACTGTGACATGGAGAACGTGGAAGAATTATTTGGTGTTCAGGATCAGTATGATCTCCTCACTTTGGGTTGGATCCAT ACACATCCAACACAAACTGCATTCTTATCCAGTGTTGATCTCCATACTCATTGTTCTTATCAGCTAATGTTGCCAGAGGCCATTGCAATTGTTTGTTCACCAAAGCATAATGA CACTGGCATCTTCAGACTGACTAATGCTGGCATGCTAGAAGTTTCTGCTTGTAGAAAGAAGGGATTCCATCCACATACAAAGGACCCTAGGTTATTTAAT CCATGTACCCATGTGGTTGGGAAAGACATAAAGATAATCGTGCTGGATCTGAGGTGA